One part of the Coffea eugenioides isolate CCC68of chromosome 10, Ceug_1.0, whole genome shotgun sequence genome encodes these proteins:
- the LOC113750272 gene encoding purine permease 3-like produces MEKFLLTVNCFLLAFGTTGGPLIMRLYFIHGGERVWLSAWLETGGWPIIIIPLMIAYFHRRKNQESNAKLIYITPKIFISFVVIGVLTGVDDFLYAHGVAKLPVSTYSLLIATQLAFTAFFAFILVRQKFTPYSINAVAMLTLGAGVLAMHTSSDRPEGVTKREYYVGFFMTLGASALYGFVLPLIELTYMKAKNAITYTLVLEIQLVMCFFATAFCTAGMLVNKDFQAISREAKTYELGEVTFYVVLVWTAISWQCFFLGAIGLIFSASSLLSGIIIAVMLPLTEILAVIFYHESFKVEKALALVLSLWGFVSYFYGEIKHNKKKSSAKDQTDIAEFVAP; encoded by the exons ATGGAAAAGTTCCTTCTAACCGTAAACTGTTTTTTACTGGCCTTTGGAACCACCGGCGGTCCTTTAATCATGCGCCTCTATTTCATCCATGGAGGTGAAAGAGTATGGCTGTCGGCCTGGCTGGAAACCGGAGGTTGGCCTATTATAATCATCCCTCTCATGATTGCGTACTTTCATCGCCGGAAAAATCAAGAGTCCAATGCAAAATTGATCTACATTACGCCTAAAATATTCATTTCCTTCGTCGTGATTGGAGTGCTAACTGGAGTTGATGATTTCTTGTACGCCCATGGTGTTGCAAAACTGCCTGTCTCAACTTATTCTCTTCTCATTGCCACCCAGCTTGCTTTCACTGCATTTTTTGCTTTTATTCTCGTTAGGCAGAAATTCACGCCTTATTCGATCAATGCGGTTGCTATGTTGACGCTTGGAGCAGGGGTATTGGCAATGCATACTAGTAGTGATCGGCCAGAGGGCGTAACAAAGAGGGAGTATTATGTGGGATTTTTTATGACTCTTGGGGCCTCGGCTTTGTATGGATTCGTTTTGCCTTTGATAGAGCTGACTTATATGAAGGCAAAGAATGCTATTACTTACACGCTTGTTCTGGAGATTCAGTTGGTCATGTGTTTCTTTGCTACTGCTTTCTGCACTGCTGGGATGCTCGTAAATAAAGATTTCCAG GCGATTTCAAGGGAGGCAAAGACTTACGAACTGGGAGAAGTAACATTCTACGTGGTGCTAGTTTGGACTGCCATAAGTTGGCAATGCTTTTTCTTAGGAGCTATTGGACTCATCTTCTCTGCATCATCTTTGCTATCCGGAATTATAATTGCAGTTATGCTTCCTCTGACAGAAATCTTGGCTGTTATTTTCTACCACGAAAGTTTTAAGGTAGAAAAGGCTTTAGCTCTTGTCCTCTCTCTTTGGGGCTTTGTTTCCTATTTCTATGGTGAGATCAAACACAACAAGAAGAAGAGCTCAGCTAAAGATCAAACAGATATTGCTGAATTTGTTGCTCCATAA
- the LOC113750273 gene encoding leucine-rich repeat extensin-like protein 3: MPLLKSIHMAYPYYSPPPPPPVPCNHAPPPPPPPPPPPPPPPVPCNYAPPPPCNTTVSSPPPPPPKVAPPPKPSNGPTAPPLSPPGAQPPNSPSLAPPPSNSPPPTPTPGSPPPPHTSPSPTPTPSSPPQPHTSPSPSPMPSSPPPPTSPSPTPIPTPPPPHNSPSPTPAPSSPPPTSPSPTPRPSSLPPPHSPSPTPAPSSPPPHQSPSPTPKPASPTPHHPPTGPTPTPASTPPPPRHSPAPTPPTPTSHQFPPPVPSPNAMPPSQNHTALPPAPGGGGGGHHHHHHTTIIAVCVSVGGVFFLAFLAVALFCFAKRKKKPIIVPPAPCVEEPTSTYVEEVVAVEEIEGGGGSSSSYAAGGGGGGSSYTAGGAAGGGGGEGGSSYSAGGAAAGASYSQDAGGCGVSISSSTAHTSSSSYQQYG; the protein is encoded by the coding sequence ATGCCTCTTCTCAAAAGCATTCATATGGCGTATCCATATTATtctccaccaccacctcctcctgTCCCATGCAATCATGCACCACCTCCACCACCCCCACCCCCTCCCCCGCCTCCACCTCCACCTGTTCCATGTAATTATGCGCCCCCGCCTCCATGCAACACAACAGTATCATCCCCACCACCTCCACCCCCAAAAGTTGCACCACCACCAAAACCTTCTAACGGTCCTACCGCTCCACCACTGTCACCTCCTGGAGCACAACCACCTAATTCACCAAGCCTAGCACCACCACCTAGTAATTCACCACCCCCAACTCCAACACCCGGTTCACCACCACCGCCACATACTTCCCCAAGCCCAACTCCAACGCCTAGTTCGCCACCACAGCCACATACTTCACCAAGTCCATCACCAATGCCTAGTTCACCGCCGCCGCCTACTTCACCAAGCCCAACACCAATACCTACACCCCCTCCACCGCATAATTCGCCAAGCCCAACACCAGCACCTAGTTCTCCACCACCGACTTCACCAAGCCCAACACCGAGGCCTTCTTCCCTGCCACCACCGCATTCGCCAAGCCCGACACCTGCACCTTCGTCACCACCACCGCATCAGTCGCCAAGTCCAACACCTAAACCTGCTTCACCAACACCACATCATCCACCAACTGGTCCAACTCCAACACCGGCGTCTACTCCACCACCGCCACGGCATTCACCAGCACCAACTCCTCCTACTCCAACATCCCATCAATTTCCACCTCCAGTACCATCACCAAATGCTATGCCACCCTCCCAAAATCATACTGCGCTTCCCCCTGCACCAGGCGGCGGCGGTGGAGGCCACCACCACCATCACCATACAACTATAATTGCTGTATGTGTCTCGGTCGGGGGTGTATTCTTCCTTGCATTTCTTGCAGTCGCTCTCTTTTGCTTCgccaagagaaagaagaagCCAATCATCGTTCCTCCAGCTCCTTGCGTTGAGGAACCAACTAGTACTTACGTAGAAGAAGTTGTAGCAGTGGAGGAGATTGAGGGAGGAGGTGGTAGTTCTAGTTCTTACGCTGCtggtggaggaggaggtggtaGTTCTTACACTGCCGGAGGGGCTGCtggtggtggaggaggagaAGGTGGAAGTTCTTACTCCGCTGGGGGGGCGGCTGCTGGTGCCAGCTATTCTCAGGATGCGGGCGGCTGTGGAGTTTCAATTTCATCAAGTACTGCTCATACTTCAAGTTCAAGTTATCAGCAATATGGCTAA